The following nucleotide sequence is from Actinomycetes bacterium.
GCCGCCGGCACACCGAACGCAACGGCACCGACCACCTGCCCGAGCCGGAGCGGCCCCTGGTCGGGCGGCGGCCGCGCGCCGCCTGGCAGCTGGGCGACGCCGACCAGGCCCGCGCCGAGCTGGAGCGGCTGGCCCGCAGCCTGGCCCGCCAGCGGCCCGGCGCGGCCGCCTCCCTGCGCGAGGGGCTGGAGCTGACCCTGACGTCAGCTGCCTGGGCGTCGGCGGGTCGCTGCTGGGAGACCGTGGCGTCCACCAGCCCGGTGGCGTCGATGATCGAGATCGTCTGCGACCACGCCACCCCGGGTGAAGCGCTGGTCGTCTGGGGAGATGGCGCTGCGGTGGGCGGCGGCGGGGATGCTGGCCGCCGAGGGCCAGTTCCGCCGCTCAAGGGTTACCGGGAGCTGCCCCGCCTGGCCGCTGTGTTGGAACGCGCCACCGCCGCCGAGCCGGGCCTGGTCGACCTGGCTGTCGGTGCCTGACCGTAGGATCTGCCATCCAGGCGCACCGACATCCCAATGGGTGAGCGGCGCATCCTCCCAGCTCCAGCGTTGGACTCGAAGCTGACATTGGAGACCACCATGCAGAAGCAGCACACCAACGAGGTCCGGTCGTTCCGGATCGACGTCCCACAGGCGGACCTGGACGACCTTCGGGACCGGATGGACCGGGTCCGCTGGGCCGAGGAGCTGCCCGGTGTCGGCTGGGACTACGGCGTCCCGGTCGCCTACGTCAAGGAGCTGGTCGAGTACTGGCGCGCCGGGTATGACTGGCGCGCGTGGGAGGCCACGCTCAACCAGCACCCGCAGTTCACCACCCAGATCGACGGGCAGCGCATCCATTTCCTGTACGTGCCCTCGCCCGAGCCGAACGCGCTGCCGCTGCTGCTCACCCACGGCTGGCCGGGCTCGGTCGCGGAGTTCCTGGACGTGATCGGCCCGCTCACCAACCCCGGCGCGCACGGCGGCGACCCGGCGGCCGCGTTCGACCTGGTGATCCCCTCGCTGCCCGGGTATGGGTTCTCGGGGCCGACCACGCAGCGGGGCTGGGACACCCGCCGGGTCGCCACAGCGTGGGCGGCGCTGATGCGGCGCCTGGGGTATGGCCGCTACGGCGCCGCCGGCAACGACTGGGGCACCGACGTCTCGCTCGAGCTTGGCCGCGTCGCTCCCGAGTCCGTGGTCGGGGTGCATGTCACGCAGATCTTCTCGCTGCCCACCGGCGCCCCCGGTGAGCTTGCGGGGATGGCCGCCGACGAGCTGGCGGCGATGGCGGACCTGCGCTGGGTCGGCGAGCACATCGGCGCCTACGACCAGCTGCAGTCCCAGCAGCCGCAGACGCTGGCCCACGCGCTGGCCGACTCACCGGTTGGGCTGCTGGGCTGGCACAGCCAGATCTTTAGGGGCGGGGTCGACGCCGACTTCGTGCTCACCAACGTGATGCTCTACTGGCTGACCGGGACGGCCGCCTCGGCGATGCGGCTCTACTACGAGGCCGACAAGGCCAAGCATCCCACCGAGCCGACCACGGTGCCGGTCGGCCTGGCCCAGTTTGGCGATGACTTCAAGTCGATCCGGCGCTTCGCCGAGCGCGACCACCACAACATCGTCTCCTGGAACGTCTATGACCGCCCCGGCCACTTCGCCGCCCACCAGTCGCCAGACCTGCTGGTCGGCGACATCCGCGAGTTCTTTCGACGGCTGCGGGGACAGGCTGCCTGACCCGGCCGTCGGCGCCTGACGACAGGAATGGAGGCCCCACCGAAACCCAACAGCGAGCGGGACATGCTCGCCGCGAGCCCGACGGGTCGGTGGTGCTACCGGGCTCGTTCCCCATGCACGACCTCGCCGACCTTGGGATCTCGCTGCCCGAAGGGCCGTACGCGACCGTGGCAGGACTCGCCCTGCAACGCTTCGGACGCGTTCCCAGCGTCGGTGAGGCGATCGAGGAGTGAAACGACGTCTTATCTTGTGATTTAACCCGGCAGTCGCCTTCACCGGCAGGTGATCCGCGGTCGTCACATGGCCTGCATCGTGCCGGCCAATGGACGGTCCGCGCAGCCGGTGCAGGTGAACAGGTACAGCGAGCCGACGTCGCCAAGCATGATCCCGTGGGGCGCCCAGCAGTCGCGGTCGATGAGGAGCCGTCGTCCGGTGATCGTGGGGTCGTCCCGATCCTCCAGCGGCAGCCAGCGGCGGCCCAGCGTTGCGATCTCGAACTCGTCGCTGGCGATGGTCAGCAGGTGGTGCATGCGCAGCCCGCAGCGGCACTGCGGCCACCATGGGCCCTGAACCCAGCGGGGGTGGCCGCCGACCTTGGTCCCTGGCGCGGTCGACAGCGCATTCCAGTACGAATACGGGAGGTCGGGCTGCTGGTCCCACCGGTGGAGCTGCTCGGCCAGCGCGTCGGGCAGGTCGGAGGAATACGGCCACTCAGAATGTGGATACTCGACGATCCGCTCGGCGTGCAGCACGCACGGCAACGGCACGTACTCCTGCGGTGCCAGGTCGGGGAACAGCCCGTCGAACCGGGGAGCCGGCGGGCTGGCCAGCGGCTGGGCCACCGCGGCCGCCGGCCGCCAGACCGTCACCGGATGGGGGCCATGCCACGGCTCGGCATGCCAGTTCGGACACCACAACAGCTGCAACAGATCGGTCTGGCCGGGGAACGGCAGCTCCGGGATGTCACGGGCGTACAGCTGCAGCACCGGGATCAGCGCGGCCGGGTCCTGGTGCGGCTGCGGCTCAAGGAAGACGCGGTCCCCAGCCACCAGGTCGATCGTGCCGCCCGCGGCGATCCTGATCCGCTCGTCGTACTCCTCCATGGTTTCCTCACCGACTCGCCGCCCGCCGTCGTGGGTGGTGTCGTGGACCTGGCGGAGGCGTTGCAGGTCCTCAGGCGCGATCGGCTCGCGGCGTTCGGTCACCAACCAGCCGTCGCACATCGGCCAGGGCTCCTCGGCCGGCCACAGCAGCGGCCCGCCAAGCGAGCTGTCACCGCTGCCCGGCGTGCCGGCGCGTGGATGCAGACGAACCGCCCGCCGGCCGAGTGGGCCAAGCTCGGGAAAGACCGCGGTGATGTCCAGCGGCGGTGGTGGCGTGGTCCGGACCATCGCAGCCGCCCTCCCAGTGGTAGGAGCCTGTCTGGGGTGGTCGACCGCGAGGATGGTAGCGCCAGGCGGTGCCAGTCAAGCCACGCCATCCAAGCCCAGGCACAGGCAGGCGCGCCTGGAGCATGACTCGGCAGGGGTGTTTGCGCAGCTCAGCTTGCCTGTGACGGTCGTGGCTGTCAGGCTGTGCGGCCATGCCGACGCCATCTTTCCCCCTCGCGCGGCTCGGCGCGTTCCGGACCGAGCTGCACGCCTGCTGCACCCGCCGCGGCGACGCCCTGTTCGAGCTGGGCGACGCGTTGCTGAGCGCCGACAGCTTCCTGTCGCTGCCGCACCTGAGCCTGGAGCCGACCCACCGGCGCGGCTGGGGCAGCGCCTACGACGCGCTGGCCAGTGGCCGCATCGATACCGAGCGGCTCCGCGACCTGCTGGTCAACAGCCTGCCAGACGCCGACCCGCTGGTCTTCGCGGTCGACGTGACCACCTGGCCGCGCTGCGACGCCGAGTGCTCGCCCCAGCGCGACTACTACTACCATCCCTCGCGCCACTCGGCCGGCCAGCCGATCATCGCCGGCTGGGCCTACCAGTGGGTCTGCCAGCTCAGCTTCGACCGTGACTCCTGGACCGCCCCGGTCGATGCCCGCCGTCTGCATCCCTTGGACGACACCGACCAGACCGCCGCAGCGCAGGTCCGCGCGCTGCTTAGACGCCTGCCGGCCGCCGGGCCGATCCCCCTGGTTGTGTTCGACGGCGGTTACGACTCCGCCCAGCTGTCCCTCGACCTCGCCGAGGCGCCTGTTGTGGTGCTGGTGCGGCTGCGATCCGATCGCTGTTTCTACGCCGACCCGCCACCACCGTCACCCGGCAAGGTCGGTCGGCCTCGCCGCCACGGTGCCAAGTTCAACCTGGCCGACCCGGCCACCTGGCCGCCGC
It contains:
- a CDS encoding epoxide hydrolase yields the protein MQKQHTNEVRSFRIDVPQADLDDLRDRMDRVRWAEELPGVGWDYGVPVAYVKELVEYWRAGYDWRAWEATLNQHPQFTTQIDGQRIHFLYVPSPEPNALPLLLTHGWPGSVAEFLDVIGPLTNPGAHGGDPAAAFDLVIPSLPGYGFSGPTTQRGWDTRRVATAWAALMRRLGYGRYGAAGNDWGTDVSLELGRVAPESVVGVHVTQIFSLPTGAPGELAGMAADELAAMADLRWVGEHIGAYDQLQSQQPQTLAHALADSPVGLLGWHSQIFRGGVDADFVLTNVMLYWLTGTAASAMRLYYEADKAKHPTEPTTVPVGLAQFGDDFKSIRRFAERDHHNIVSWNVYDRPGHFAAHQSPDLLVGDIREFFRRLRGQAA
- a CDS encoding transporter associated domain-containing protein, which produces MTRPSAPDDRNGGPTETQQRAGHARREPDGSVVLPGSFPMHDLADLGISLPEGPYATVAGLALQRFGRVPSVGEAIEE
- a CDS encoding transposase; protein product: MCTRLVGDLAERGLDASKGVLVVVDGGRALDKAIRAVFGANALVQRCRRHTERNGTDHLPEPERPLVGRRPRAAWQLGDADQARAELERLARSLARQRPGAAASLREGLELTLTSAAWASAGRCWETVASTSPVASMIEIVCDHATPGEALVVWGDGAAVGGGGDAGRRGPVPPLKGYRELPRLAAVLERATAAEPGLVDLAVGA
- a CDS encoding DUF1963 domain-containing protein, with the protein product MVRTTPPPPLDITAVFPELGPLGRRAVRLHPRAGTPGSGDSSLGGPLLWPAEEPWPMCDGWLVTERREPIAPEDLQRLRQVHDTTHDGGRRVGEETMEEYDERIRIAAGGTIDLVAGDRVFLEPQPHQDPAALIPVLQLYARDIPELPFPGQTDLLQLLWCPNWHAEPWHGPHPVTVWRPAAAVAQPLASPPAPRFDGLFPDLAPQEYVPLPCVLHAERIVEYPHSEWPYSSDLPDALAEQLHRWDQQPDLPYSYWNALSTAPGTKVGGHPRWVQGPWWPQCRCGLRMHHLLTIASDEFEIATLGRRWLPLEDRDDPTITGRRLLIDRDCWAPHGIMLGDVGSLYLFTCTGCADRPLAGTMQAM
- a CDS encoding transposase, with product MPTPSFPLARLGAFRTELHACCTRRGDALFELGDALLSADSFLSLPHLSLEPTHRRGWGSAYDALASGRIDTERLRDLLVNSLPDADPLVFAVDVTTWPRCDAECSPQRDYYYHPSRHSAGQPIIAGWAYQWVCQLSFDRDSWTAPVDARRLHPLDDTDQTAAAQVRALLRRLPAAGPIPLVVFDGGYDSAQLSLDLAEAPVVVLVRLRSDRCFYADPPPPSPGKVGRPRRHGAKFNLADPATWPPPSATLIAQDDQYGTVTVNAWTGLHPKQQRHPDHGSRAPRPIVRGTIIRVQVQRVPAKTRPPKVLWL